In Nematostella vectensis chromosome 2, jaNemVect1.1, whole genome shotgun sequence, one genomic interval encodes:
- the LOC116611899 gene encoding leucine-rich repeat-containing protein 45, with product METFKKRYLRVCNEHIILPLESVISHSARAIPETSRCLDLSSYNLTPEDCHALATTLSDDLYFEELSFADCLLSEESCKLILLGLMQNRSIKSLNLKGNNIRCGGAEVLGQFLKRNTTVQSLQLEWNSIGLWESGIAAVAEGLAMNQVLIVLDLRNNQISHESASHLAMALRRNSTLRGLDLRWNNIGILGGRELLSAFKANTTITTLQLTGNNIPQDILKAIFLATKQNNDRKSVNEEHQARTEMMARELEKLETLKTKEVLTLRDEIDRERFQHAQTNKATQNKIDHLKSALEERKDAFDSLSANLSATEAELSVSQQKCHDLENLLSTLKKELHTEREDRTNAELKNHKELNKVLERNMELESSVSAMERKNKALEKSVNDLEKEIKKMEQNYELKSKESDEKFHRELQNTKDRLQKDFQSFHQRTSENSQSMQDRILKLEEERNSLEVEVSRLRSELVSSKLKADEDLMNAKTKLKQEELVRSRQYDERIHLLQTSFEELQLQSTKQQSKISELQSQLSAITRENEINKRQLETMKQQLDQKESEYRNEVNRSRLELDSERKTQSELRDRILSLENQINSEAKRHRDILAQKESELSFVSEQLRTRESEIKRNQEEEVKRAEMLEKAIYSYVSSTKTASRPNSPYKT from the exons ATGGAAACTTTCAAGAAAAGGTACTTGAGGGTCTGCAATGAACACATAATTCTTCCACTAGAGTCAGTAATCTCCCACTCCGCGCGAGCTATACCTGAAACAAGTCGATGTTTAGATCTATCTTCGTACAATCTCACCCCTGAAGACTGCCATGCGCTCGCTACCACTTTATCCGACGATCTTTACTTTGAAGAACTGAGCTTTGCAGACTGCCTCTTAAGTGAGGAATCATGTAAGCTCATTCTTCTTGGCCTAATGCAAAACAGATCAATCAAGAGCTTGAATCTGAAGGGTAATAATATCCGTTGTGGTGGCGCCGAGGTTTTGGGTCAGTTTTTGAAACGCAACACAACTGTGCAAAGTTTACAACTTGAATGGAACTCTATTGGACTGTGGGAAAGTGGAATAGCCGCTGTAGCTGAGGGACTTGCTATGAATCAAGTCTTGATTGTTTTGGACTTGAGAAATAATCAGATTAGTCATGAAAGTGCTAGTCATCTAGCAATGGCGTTGCGTAGAAATAGTACACTTAGGGGACTGGACTTGCGCTGGAATAATATCGGGATACTTGGAGGCAGGGAGCTTCTATCTGCATTCAAAGCCAACACGACAATAACCACGCTACAATTAACAG GAAATAACATCCCACAAGATATATTGAAGGCAATTTTTTTGGCAACAAAGCAAAATAATGATAGAAAGTCAGTCAATGAAGAACATCAAGCAAGAACAGAGATGATGGCACGGGAACTTGAGAAACTGGAGACTCTCAAAACAAAAGAG GTCCTAACATTAAGAGATGAAATTGATAGAGAGAGATTCCAACACGCACAAACCAATAAAGCCactcaaaataaaattgatCACCTGAAAAGTGCTTTAGAGGAAAGAAAAGATGCTTTTGACTCACTCTCAGCTAATCTTTCTGCAACTGAAGCTGAACTCTCTGTGTCACAACAGAAGTGCCATGACCTTGAGAACTTGTTGTCAACCCTGAAGAAAGAATTACACACTGAAAGAGAAGACCGTACAAATGCTGAACTGAAGAATCACAAAGAGCTGAACAAGGTTTTAGAAAGAAACATGGAGCTTGAGTCGTCAGTTAGTGCAATGGAGAGAAAAAATAAGGCCTTGGAGAAATCTGTGAATGATCTAGAGAAGGAGATTAAGAAAATGGAGCAAAATTATGAGCTCAAATCTAAAGAAAGTGATGAAAAATTTCATAGAGAACTTCAGAACACTAAAGATAGATTGCAGAAGGACTTTCAAAGCTTCCATCAAAGGACATCAGAAAATAGTCAGAGTATGCAGGATAGAATTTTAAAACTGGAGGAGGAAAGAAACAGTTTAGAGGTAGAGGTTAGCAGACTAAGATCAGAGCTAGTGTCTTCCAAACTTAAAGCAGATGAAGATTTAATGAATGCTAAAACTAAGCTCAAACAGGAGGAATTAGTAAGATCACGCCAATACGACGAACGGATCCACCTCCTTCAAACCTCTTTTGAAGAGCTTCAGTTACAGAGTACAAAACAGCAATCGAAGATTTCAGAACTGCAATCCCAACTCAGTGCTATAACAAGAGAGAATGAAATCAACAAAAGACAGCTGGAGACAATGAAACAGCAGCTAGACCAGAAAGAGTCAGAGTATAGAAATGAGGTGAATCGGTCTCGTCTAGAGCTTGACTCAGAAAGAAAAACCCAGAGTGAACTTCGAGACAGAATTTTGAGTTTGGAGAACCAAATAAACAGTGAAGCAAAGAGGCATAGGGACATACTGGCTCAAAAGGAAAGTGAACTATCTTTTGTTAGTGAACAGCTAAGAACACGGGAATCAGAGATCAAGCGTAATCAGGAAGAGGAAGTTAAACGTGCTGAGATGTTAGAGAAAGCTATTTATAGTTATGTTTCAAGTACTAAAACAGCTTCTAGACCAAACTCTCCATACAAAACTTAG
- the LOC5504256 gene encoding putative gamma-glutamylcyclotransferase CG2811 yields MSNLVKIFVYGTLKQGFPNHHLLSNPLSGTTKLLCSARTENCYPLVVASDAAIPFMMDIPGKGQRVKGEVYEVCPQALVHLDKLEDHPRWYRRQPCQVVTEDSEPELMSCEAYFLMNPKDSLLQKTFLEEYSLDCTKEYVRVEGRTYIDLRSQTQSLQM; encoded by the exons ATGAGTAATCTCGTAAAAATATTCGTATATGGCACATTGAAACAGGGGTTTCCCAATCATCACTTATTGAGCAACCCTCTTAGTGGAACAACAAAGCTTCTATGCAGCGCCAGAACTGAGAATTGCTATCCATTGGTCGTTGCCTCAGACGCGGCCATTCCATTCATGATGGATATACCAGGAAAGGGTCAG CGTGTCAAAGGTGAAGTGTATGAGGTATGTCCACAAGCTCTTGTCCATTTGGACAAGTTGGAGGATCATCCTAGGTGGTACAGACGACAGCCCTGCCAGGTAGTCACAGAGGACTCAGAGCCTGAGCTGATGTCCTGTGAAGCATATTTCTTGATGAATCCTAAAGAcagtttattacaaaagaCCTTTCTAGAGGAGTATTCATTAGATTGTACTAAAGAATATGTCAGAGTGGAGGGCAGAACATACATAGATTTGAGATCACAGACTCAGTCTTTACAGATGTAA